In one Pungitius pungitius chromosome 13, fPunPun2.1, whole genome shotgun sequence genomic region, the following are encoded:
- the malb gene encoding mal, T cell differentiation protein b: MASSTSSAGVLPSGGRIFTSVPDVFFIPEFVCGGLVWMLVASTSADSPNPLGWVMFVSVFCFVMTTVWFFIFLCGANQGSIWPSLDVGIHFLAVVFYLSAAVMLAFITVGLGEVASIFTEALKVYRMYIAAVVMSYVATLLYFLHAIFSAIRWKTS; this comes from the exons ATGgcgtcctccacctcctcggcTGGCGTCCTGCCGTCAGGCGGCCGGATCTTCACCTCCGTCCCCGACGTCTTCTTCATCCCAGAGTTT GTGTGCGGGGGTCTGGTGTGGATGCTGGTGGCGTCCACTAGCGCTGACTCACCCAACCCTCTGGGCTGGGTGATGTTCGTGTCCGTCTTCTGCTTTGTGATGACCACCGTCTGGTTCTTTATCTTCCTCTGCGGAGCCAATCAGGGCAGCATCTGGCCCTCACTG GACGTGGGCATCCACTTCCTGGCCGTGGTGTTCTACCTCAGTGCAGCGGTGATGCTGGCCTTCATCACCGTGGGGCTGGGAGAGGTGGCATCAATCTTTACTGAGGCTCTGAAGGTCTACCGGATGTACATTGCTGCAGTg GTGATGTCCTACGTGGCCACGCTTCTCTACTTCCTGCACGCCATCTTCTCAGCCATCCGATGGAAGACTTcctga